TTAAATTCACCTCTAATTTCCCTTTTGTACCGGCGCTCATATAATTCAAGTTCTCCGATCGCATCAAACACTGACTGGATCTCTTCATCCAGATCCTGCGCATAGAGATGGGTATTCTCTCGGAGTGCGTCTTTGAGCCCCTCAATATTGAACGCGTGAAATGGGTGTGGCGCCTCGTCTCGTTTCCGGTCCTCGATCTGCTTTTCGAAGACGCTATTAAACCGGTCGATCTCCAACTCCAGTTTCCTGATCGCCTGCTGTCTCCTGTCCCGTTCTACATACAACGACTCCAGTAATTGCCGAGTCATTGTATGCTTCCCCTCATTGCTTCGAACGTAATAGGCCGCATCAGCTGTTGCAACGGGCTTCCGTGTCGCCTCAAATACCCTCACCGGGAGAATGATTCGTTTACCACCCTCACCGTATTCAATCTCTGCTCCGACTTCTGTTTTGACTGGGGGAGTCGTTTTGTGCACCAGTTGACTAACTATCCGCCCAGTCTCCATATTTGGCCTTTCAAACGGGGCTGGCTGAACGTCGTCGTTTATTCCAAAGACAATGACCCCTCCACCCGCGTTGGCAAACGCTGTAAATTCCCGTTCTAAGTTCGATCTCCACTCCGATTTCGATTTTTCGTTCCCGTTGTCTGGATACTGGAGATGATGTTTGTACTCTATATGTTGATTCTCCTCGTGATTCGATTGTTCGAGGGCTTCGATGGTCTCCTTCGACCACTCGGAAACAGATTCGGGGTACGGGGAGTCAGGCATAACTAATTCCTCTAATACAGAGAACAAAAACCCTGTGTCACACCTATTGGTGACGTGGGAAAAGTTGATACTTCGTTAGAATATTCTGGTTGTCATGGGACTACTAGATTCACTGCTTGGATCGCCAAAAGTAGTAGACGAAGACGCCGAAGACGAAGAGCCGACTATTGATATTTCTCGTGAAGATTATGATATTGCGTACCCGGTAGCAGTTCGCCGATCTCGACTGCAGGAATTTCGACGACTCATCCAAACGGAACGGGACACTCCCCTAATTGAAGGCCCAATGGCTGACACGATGAAAGAGGCGCTCAATGACGCTTGGCAAAACACGATGCCCAACGATCAGACGTGGGAGGAAGGTATCGAAGAAACTCGGGATAACGCTGAGGATCTTATTGAAGAGTGGCTTGAGCATACATCAGGAGACTTAAATGTTATCTTCGTTCCTGTCGGTGCAACTCGACGTCTTCGGGCATTTCTTGTCTCATGTGAAGCACGAGATGACAATGAGAAGGATTCATTCACGCTCCCAGAGGAATCCGCTGAAGCGGTTTCCCTTCTGAAGAAGCTTCAGAATGCTACTGACGAGAAGGATCCTGTCTTTGTTCACAGAGATCAGTACCCCTCATCGCTATGGAGAGATTACAACAATCAACCTTGGTAAGAAGGGGTCTCTCTTAGTGCACTTATTAGCCGTTATCAATATGACCGATGTTATTCAGAGATCCTCAGAGCTTTGATTTTTGCCTGATCTGAGAAGCTCAGTATCGATCAAGCGGCTCCATTCTAACCCGCTGTCTCAAAAGAGGATCCAGACACAGTGACCCCGCACAAGAAGATTCAATACTGGGACCACAGCCAGAGACTGGAGAAGTAATATGTTTGTTCACCAGAATGGTTTGATATGCCAGGAACTCCCACCGAGAGAACTCTCAAACGATTGGAGAATGGAAGTCGACTTGAACGACTTGCAGAAGATTTACTCTATCGAGAAGGATACCATGTTGATCCTACTGGTACAAGAGGCACTGACGGTGGACGGGACTCAATTTTAACAAGGGACGATGATACTGGTATTCTCCATTGTAGTATCTCTCAAAGCTGGGAACAGAAAGTGAAGAATGATGCAGAGAGTGCCGCAGATCGCCCCGAATCGTTCGAGTTTTTCATCTTTGGAACTACTCAAAATCCCGCAGCAACCAAGCGTGACCGAGTAGAAGAAGAGCTTCGAGAAGAGTACGGTTGGAAGGCGACAATCCTTGACTTTGAGCGGCTTAGAAACCGATTAGTAGGAAACCCCCGAAATCACGACTTAGCCAAAGAACATCTCGACACTGACCCTGGGCGTGCTCACGTTGACATCTCCGAATCAGTTCTCCAAGACCTGAGGGAGCAGTATGAAGCGATACAGGATGCCGAGGAGAGGGAAGCAAACAGATTAGTTGAATCCCTGGTCGCAGATATATTTGAAAAGACCATACCAGATGTTAATGTCAGGAAGAGCCAGTTTTTTGGCTCAACTGGCGTTTACGAGTTCATCTTAACGAATAACTCCTCTAGGTACCCTTGGCGGGGGATGGGAGAATTCGTGTTCGCCGATTGCAAATGGCGTCACCAGTCAGTTGGCGTTGATAGTTTGCGCTCAATGATTCGAAAAGCAGAATCAATTCACCCAGAATGCTCCGGGTGTGTGATCTTCTCCAAAGAGGGGGTCACTGACCGGGGTGAGCAACTGATCCGGTGGGAGTTTGCGCAAGGTACCTATGTCCTGGTTTTCGATGAGGCAGACCTTCGTGAAATCCTTGAGGAGGGGTACACCGACGAAGTATTAGAACAGATTGCAGACTCAATGTGGCTATAATACGTGATGGCCGATGTTGTTCAGGTTGAGAGTATGGCTCCTTGGTAGAACTCGCTGACCTTCAGACGATTTCAAGGTCGAATTTTCCCCCGAAAGAACCACATGAGCCGGTTCACAATGAACTGGAGATTCGATTTCTTGCACATTGTGAGCCCGATCACCGTCAAGCCTAATACCGGATAGAAGTCCACGTCCCACTTCTTCCACAACTCCGACGCGAACCCCGAGAACCACCCTGAATAGCGGCCCGATCACGGCCCACCCGAAATGTTATCCGTCACACTTGGTACAGCAATTGCGACATGGAAATCGAGCGCAACGCGGGTCACCACTCGTATCGGTGCTGGCTGACGACCGACGAGTACGAGCGCCTTCGGAACGCCGCAGAAGGCTACCGCGACGACCTGATCGTCCGCCTCGGCGGCGAGGTCGGTCTCCGGAGCTTCGAGATCCCGCAGCTCCGGCCGGAGCACGTCCGACGGACCAGCGACGGCGAGCACTACCGCCTCCGGGTCCCCCGCGGCAAGGACACTTCCGGCGAGGGCGGGAAGCCGCGGAACGCCTACCTGCCGCGCGAGGTTGAGCGGGCGATCCACCTCTACAGCAACAGCGAGGAGATCGCCGACGACGAGCCGCTGATCGAGCTGACGCCGCGGAGCGTCCAGCGCGTTGTGATCAGGACGGCCGATCGCATCGCCGACGAGACTGGTAACCCGGACTGGTGGAAGGTCAGCAGTCGCGATCTCCGATGCTACTTCGCGCACTAGTTGCTCGTAGTGAGTGTTCTCCCGTGCACGCTCTACTACTCAAAAAACGACCACAGAGAAGTGGGCCAACGCGGATTTGAAGTAGAGAAGTCGCAGCGCGAGCGGAGCGAGCGACCGTCTTCGCGTGGTTCAAATCCGCTCGGGTGTACTTTTCGCTCCTCACGTCCGTTCGTCGCCGAAAAGTGGGCCAACGCGGATTTGAACCGCGAACCTCCCGGTTATCAGCCGAGCGCTCAACCTGATTGAGCTATTGGCCCGCGACGCAATTTCGGATAGTGGGCACTTGCCTTTAAGCGTTTCCTTCTCGTAGCCGAACGAACCCTGTCATCAGGTGACGCCCTCGTGCGATTATCGCGTCGCCGCGATCGCACGCGAGGCGAAAACCCGCTACTGGTCGGTCGAGCGCCCGTCGCGCTCGTCGTCGTCGAACTCCACGTCGTAGGCGTCGCTCCCGAGGTCGTACACGTCGCCGGCGCCGTCGGTCGCCTGGCCGCCCTGCTGCCCTCCGGCCTGGCTTCCGCTCTGCCCGGCGCCGTCGTCGCCGGGGAACCCGAACGTGTACACCTTGCCGGAGGCGAACCCGCCGGTCTTCTTGTCGAGGTACGGCGTCACGACGAACTTCTTGGCGAGCTTGCGCACCACGATCCGCGAGGGCGGGAGCACCAGCAGGAAGCCGACCGCGTCGGTGACCAGCCCCGGCGTGAGCAGGAACGCGCCCGCCGCGATCAGGAGCCCGCCGTCGAGCAGCTCGTCGGTCGGCGGGCGCCCCTCGCCCAGCGCCCGCTGTATCTTGCGCATCGTCCGGCGCCCCTCAGCGCGGACGAACAGCATCCCGATCAGCGCGGTCAGCACGACCAGCGCGACGATCAGCACCGGGTTGAACTGGAACCCGAGCCACACCAGCACGATGGCGTCGAGCAGCGGGATGAGCAACAGCAGCGCCAGGATCCGCTTGAACATGCTGCCTAGTAGCGGGTCGGGCCGGATAACGCTTAACATCGGTGTGGGATGGCTGGGAAACTGGCGGGGTTGCTCTCTTGTGGCCGGATCGAATGTCTCCGAGACTGTCTGAACGGTACTCGTTGTTTCAGACGCTAGGAACGCCTCGAAAGCCCTCGGCCCGCTCCTAGCGACTGGGACAGCGACTGACGATAACACGACGAAAGCCCTCGGCCCGCTCGACGGTTCTCGCCCGGATATCCTCACTTCGTTCGGATAGGGCCGGACGAGAACCGTCGACCGACCCTCGCCCTTTCAGTCCGCCAGGGGCAGCACCGCATTGCGCGGGTCGCCTGA
This is a stretch of genomic DNA from Natronoarchaeum mannanilyticum. It encodes these proteins:
- a CDS encoding ATP-binding protein, giving the protein MPDSPYPESVSEWSKETIEALEQSNHEENQHIEYKHHLQYPDNGNEKSKSEWRSNLEREFTAFANAGGGVIVFGINDDVQPAPFERPNMETGRIVSQLVHKTTPPVKTEVGAEIEYGEGGKRIILPVRVFEATRKPVATADAAYYVRSNEGKHTMTRQLLESLYVERDRRQQAIRKLELEIDRFNSVFEKQIEDRKRDEAPHPFHAFNIEGLKDALRENTHLYAQDLDEEIQSVFDAIGELELYERRYKREIRGEFNDPYRDSVEDFNRDTESTFRQYFSDLNQELEKLSEAAGI
- a CDS encoding site-specific integrase codes for the protein MEIERNAGHHSYRCWLTTDEYERLRNAAEGYRDDLIVRLGGEVGLRSFEIPQLRPEHVRRTSDGEHYRLRVPRGKDTSGEGGKPRNAYLPREVERAIHLYSNSEEIADDEPLIELTPRSVQRVVIRTADRIADETGNPDWWKVSSRDLRCYFAH
- a CDS encoding FxsA family protein, translated to MFKRILALLLLIPLLDAIVLVWLGFQFNPVLIVALVVLTALIGMLFVRAEGRRTMRKIQRALGEGRPPTDELLDGGLLIAAGAFLLTPGLVTDAVGFLLVLPPSRIVVRKLAKKFVVTPYLDKKTGGFASGKVYTFGFPGDDGAGQSGSQAGGQQGGQATDGAGDVYDLGSDAYDVEFDDDERDGRSTDQ